The stretch of DNA ttttacaatactTCGATATTTCACAAGAATAACAagactttttttcaaacatcgATTTTTTCCATACACCCATTGGGAAGATTCTGCGACACGACGACTCCTACAACGATGCGTTATACGATGCACAACGAAATGTAACAAGTTTAATTTTAATCTAAACAAGTTTCGCGGCAAAGTCTTCGTCCGCTACCATGTCTACGATATGATTCCTGATATCGTACGGATTTTTGACGACGTCGCGAATCGAGAACTGAATCTTGTATTCGGCTTTATTGTAATACGTGTGATGAAACAGGTGATTCGACATCGCTTCCGTACCGAGCggtttatttttgtatttaGTGCGTTTCAGCAATTGGCAGATTTTACGGCGAGGCGATAAAGCGGGTCCGGGTTTCCTGCAACTGTTTATTACAGGCGATACGTTGAAATCGTCGAAATTCGGGGTGAATCTCGTGTAGGAAGCGAAATAGACGGCGTCGCATAGAGACACGGTGCGGTTACCTTCGTTACCCGCCGCTTTCTCGTAAGACACTAGAATATCATCGGTCATGAACGGACCAGTTTTCCACAGAACGTCGGCTTTACCAGTTTTCTTGTTCGCTTTCGGTAGAAATTCGAttatttttcgaaaatatttaTGTTTCGGAGCCGAAATCATCAACGCGTTCAATGTCGACGGTCGCTTTCGACCGAAATAGATGATGCTGTGGGCGGGATGATCCTCGGGTATCATCGCCGTGTGAGCTGCTATTAGACTGTTAAACGGATGCAGGGCCTCGATGTCTAAATCGGCGTACACTCCACCGAACGTATACAGAATGAAATAGCGAATCGCGTCCGCTCTTTGAATTCCCTTCGAATATTTGAAGAACATAAGATAATAGGCTGGAAATCTCTTTTTAACGAACTCGTCCGCGATAAGATCAGTCCACAGCCAATATTCCCAATCGGGATGTAATCTAACCCACGATGCCACGTATTTCTTGAACGTTTTCGGAATGCGTTCGGTTTTCCACGTTTGGTGTATTCGTTTAGGAGTGGTTGGGCATATCGTGCCGGTTGACTGTAACTGTTCGAGCAACATAGCCACGTTCTCGTGATACACGACAGGTACGTCCGCCATGACGGTCTGATTAGGTTTCGCCAGCATCGGCAACGTAACCATGACCGACATATTCGAACTCGACGTCTGCGACAGTTTCTCGACTTTGTAAACGTAGAATGAATCCGGTAGTTTAGATTTCCAGCTTAAAAATACGTAGACAGACAATAGCGTCAGTATCATTATACCAGTTATCTTGAAAACCCTTGCGCGCATATTCGTGGTTAATCTACTTGTATTTCTACGACCTATAAACAACAcacgaagaaaatgaaaatatatatgttaCTTTATGCTGCGAAAAACCCCAAAGACAAATGCACAACATTCAATGTTCTATACTTAGGTAAACAAACCACataacaaaactaaaatttgattaatccTTTAGATATCGCTTCTAGCTCCAGTGAAACAATGATTTCACACGAGGATTACAGTAAACATTATTTGCTTCTGGGCCTAATTAATTCTGCTCCTGAAGACATAAAATATTTGGTCGAAGAACATAATCATTCGATAGAGTATAAAACGTCACTTCACAGCGGCCTAGCTGACCTATAGTTTGATCACGCGACTGTAGGGTGAATAGCGAATCcgttatttcatcatcatgaATCTGTCTCTTAGGTCCGACGGGCTTCATACGTACAAATAACCATAATTCGTCACCTACGACAACATATATAGGGAACTTTTTTTTATTCTAGTTTTATGTGGGTTCCTACGCATCTCGAAGCATTTAGCCTAATTGCGTGGTATTACGCCGTTACAGTAGGATGAATAGTGCTGGAATAGTGCTGTTTTTTTAAACCTTAAGTACGAAAGGATACACGCCAAGCTGCACCCGGCGTACTCCGTATATGTTTAGCATCTGTAGATAATTGCCTTCCATCGTCTGAGTCACTTCCTCGCTCAAAATTGTATCCCAAGGATTACCTAACGTACCGGTTAATCTCCTGTCCATCCCGTGCCGGATAATCTCCTGTCCATCCCGTACCCGATAATCTCCGGCCCATCGGGTATATACCAGTAGACCGCCCGATCGATCCGGCTTTTTGAAACAAGTCAGAATAGAATAGATAGTCAGAATTTCCCTATAGACATTGAATCAACCCGCTACACTTACCATTCTCCAGTTCCCACAATCATTATTCCGAATCACAGACGAAAGAAACTGAACGTACTGAAGACTCGGTACCGGGTACTGCAGACGACCCGACTGTGCTAGAGATCCGTATCCTCACCACTCGGAATAAAATCCGTTACCATGGCAATTGAAAAAGTGTGCATCTTTCTCGATCGCGCTCGATCCACACGATATTATAATGAGGGTGCTTGACACCTCTGCACTCGTTTGGCTATATACTCCCTTGATACGAAAAAATACCCCTACCTtaatacttccttgtttacGTTTTCACAACCAGTCGATTTGCTCGTAGCATTGAAATAGGTCGGAAACGATTGTTAAACGAACAAGGTCAAGCGCCCCAGCTGCATAAcgttcatttttaatgttacACCACTGAACGCGCTTCCCGATAAATCAAACGCTCTTCTTCAGACTGTAGGCGATAATTATATCGACGTATCTTTGATTACGTAAAAAATTCAGCCGAAGAAAACATTCCATCAGCCGTCAAGTCGGGTAAATAGAGTAGAACACGCCACGATAACTTtgtattttaaaaaatcattttggcAGTATTATGAATTGGTGGACATTGAAAGCGTATTTGATAGCAGaagccagttgcatagtcatggcttagatttaagactatAGTCTGAGACCAGTTTAGTTCTAGTTCTATGAGCCTTAGTCAACATACTAAGattttaagaccacttttggatgTTGTCACGACTGGTGTGTGTAAGGGCCCTCACGGGTTTCACGTTTACTGTTCACGTGTCGTAGTTTCCCCGGTCGGTAGACCAGAGGTTTACACTCGCAAAACGCAAGAACGAATGAACGAATGAACGACGTGTAGTTTCCTTGTATACAGAGCAGAACGGCACTGACTGAAAACTGTATTCGAGATAATCAGACGCGAAATTCAATGTATTTCTATAGCAGGATCATCTGAAAAAACTTTAtctatttcaatatataatattcatgATAACGTGATAAAACTACGCAATAAATCGCGAGAGACGAATGAAATACGAGTCCCACAGTCGTTCTTAATGGTATATATACTGTGAAATATCATAATTTTAGTCACTCTTGAGAATGGTTTTTaggataaaaccgaaaattcgagtttttaataaattctttatagttttgatgttttaaatctttttcgaacttgtgattgtgggactcatatttcatataatatTCAGTTTGATAATACATTCTTTACATTATTCGcagtatttctatttctaccaATTGATTGCCACCAGTTGATGATTTTGCCATCGTGAGGTGCatgagaattttttttttgtttattatggttttatttgaaaaactgCCCCAAATGAGGTATTGTAGGTTTACCATCGATAGCAGCAATCTTTAACCTTCAACAATAACACGCACCTGTTACTGGACAATCCGGAACAAAAACCTTAGGTGGTGAATTATTTGACGATAGTTATTTTTTCGAACGACTTCAATATCTATTAACAATTTTCACTTTTACTCAATGAGTCTGAATGTCGACCCGGTAAGGTATTCACGGTCGGACTGTTCGATCTACCGTTCATTTATAGGTGGTTTTTAATTTCGTATTCCCATCTGAAGATCGCCGCTGATTCGGGTGGCATAACGAATTGTTTTCCACTCTGAACGGTGTCACCTTTCTTGAACGGGAAATCGCCTCCAGTAACGAACTCGACCTCCATGTTCTCGCTGTGAATAAGTTCGCTTTTCGCCATTTGTTGCGGTTTGAACATGTCCGCCGTGCTGCCGAAATTACAAACTAGTAGAAatctgaagaaaaaaatagaaaaacatcGAATACCTTTCTATATAAATCATTTGtatataaagatttaatataaagattatttaatttaaaagCACGCTGCctgtattatatttgaaagccAGCAAAGAccgtgaaaatattttgaatagctAATAAAAACTTTCTTCAAAACATGGGTGCTTCGCTTCGCTTTCTTAGTTAAAAATCTGGAATTTTTTTGTACGATATAAATCGTTTTTTTACCCGGGATGCCCGTCCGCATGACGCACGAATGATAGTATCTGGTGAGTCGTGTATCCGACAGTCATTAGTCCGGCTTGAATACTCGCTTCCTTGCCGCGTAGCGCAGACAACTGCCTGAACTGCGACAAGGGCGATATCTTGTTTACGTTTTGAATCTGTTgtataaaatgatgaattagtTCAGTGGCTTATTTTCCGAAATCATTTCGAATATTCAAGTTTCAAAAGTCTGCGAATATCTGATACGTTTATGAAGTATACCTGTACGTTGAGTGTATCCCATTTAGGCGCCAGTGAAATCCAAGGCGCTGATGCCGTTGTGTCGTTACCGCTGAATCCGGCGTTTGTCGTGTTATCCCACTGCATCGGTCTTACCGCCGGGTACGCGCCCTGAAAATAGAGACAGTCTTCGAAATAGCTTTATACATaaacatattattttctaaaaaaaaattttctcattCGTGTTTTTAAGTAAAGGCCAAGAAGATACATAATATTCGCGTATGAAGATGAACACGTGACCAGAAATCCAACAATAATTTCAGCAAAAGATGGAAAGTTCTTAAGTGTATATTTCGAGCATTTGAGAACTTTACATCTTTGGCTGAAATTATTGTGCGATTTCAGACGTATTCATCCtatgtattttttttcgaacaGGTTATTGTCCGCGTGTCCGTGTGACCTCTTTTCGCCGTCCTTGCGCTGGCTTCTTTTGTCCCAATGAGTCAGGATGGTGCAGGTATAGATACGTTTATCTTATACCGACACTTCGATGCAGGGCGACTACACCCAATCAGACCAGACAGCTAGAACTGTAAGTCTTTTTATTTTATGCCCCATCAATTTGCTTATCGTCGTTCTTGCGCTTGCTTCTTTTGTCCCTATGAGTCTACAATATGTGTAGGTATAGATATCTTATACCGACACTTCGATACAGAACGATTATACCCAATCAAACCAGACAACTAGAACTGTAAGTCTTTTGTATGTCTCATCAATATATTTTGCTTTTCGTCGTTCTGTTTCTCATGTCCTCGTCTATATACGCCTCATTATCGCTGATATGTGATATTAATTGCCATCGTGTCAGATTTGACGTATCACGATGGAATACATTGTGAGACACTCAATCTATGAAATACGCCCGTGTTCTCTTTATCGATGACCGCATGTATAACTTATGCAACCAATTATATAAAAcgattttttgacgccgtaaaaccCGTTacaattaatgtttatatacattgatacctagtatgcgtTATTTAAGAGGTTCTGTGTgggtcgatgtgcactacgtcatcaatattggcgtttcaaaataacaattacaattgtgaattttagcgttaattttgtaaattgaatATAGCTCTTAGTAATTATTTTGTGAGGATGTGCCTACGTTATCGTTatatatcggggctagactggttcccggtcaattcaattcaatcatcgatatattcaaattttaaataacttattcatccTGAATATATTATGTTATTCATTGACGACAATGTTACGCACTGTTTTATATATGTTATGATTTTTTTGCAACtcgatttttgaaatgatttagtCGCTTACCGAGCTCGCTTGTAGTTGACCAATCTCGTTCCCGTAAAGAACTACCGGCGTAGCAGGCAATAGAAACGTCATCGCTTTCAACGTGTCGGCTACACGATCCTTCATTACCGGTACACCTCGGGCTATATCATCGAACCCGCTTCTATGGTACAACTGAAATTTATATCGAGATATTTCTGTTGTTAATGCGCCCATGAATCGTGACCTAAACGCGGTAGGGGAACGATAGGGCGTACGATGCGGTataaaaacttcaaaacaagGAATAAAAGACCGCTATCGTAAAACACAGGCCTAAGAATCGTGCCTCAAAATTTTTGAGATTTTGTAGATTTTGAACGTACCAGCGTTGCGGGCCATTCTCCGGGCCAATTCTCACTGGGTTCTCGCGACATCGACCCGTTCAAACTTTCGGCAAGCGATGTCGCGTTCACGACTGGCATTAAGAGCATCACGTGTGAACGAGGCTGGAAGACTATATCGGCGCCCTTGTATATATCATCGCCGTAAAGGCGTCTAGCATCCTCGGACGGCTCTAACGCGTCGACGAATACCGCCCTGTAAAAAATACACGACGAAAATCTGTTAAAAACACATCTAagattaaaagattaaaagcgaatttcattcatcaaaaactaaaatCAGAAGACACGAGGTTTCGAACTCTCTCACAAGAGGTcgcctgacgatgatctcttgAGAATTTTCGATagatttcaatattattatctatgaTTCTCCACGTCACAGGTGTTTTTGTTCTCACAGAAAATTAATCTTTGCAAGTATTTTTTTGCAGGataattttctgtttttctcGCATATTGTTATTAATCACCTTTTATCGTCGGAGTCGGAGTCAGTCGAGTAGTTTTGCATTATATGAAGCAATCTGTTAATTATCGCCTTACAACCAGGAAGAACGAACGTGTATTCGTGGTCGAGATAGTCGTACGAATCCTATAAGAATCGATCGAAAATCTATCCAATATCACTTAGGGCGCTTCTGATATAGTTTTAATATTGTGACTGTTATAGCTACATGGGTAtggaaataattcatatgaaAATGCATCCATTATCCCTCAAAACGAGAATAGGGCGCTTGTGTTAGTTTTAAGACTGTTACGGGTCGTAAACTAGcgatagattttttttcatcaatattaTCTACGTCCATACCGTGACGTTCGTTTTTCCGCTCGGTTTCGAGTCCCTTAAATCGTAGTCTTCGACTAGAAACTGCAGACGAACCAAGTTGAAACCGTCCACTCCTCGATCCAACCAAAAACGAgctattttctaatgaaaacaAGCCGCGCGTTATTATTCATCGCAGAGTTTGAAGAAAAAAGTTTAATTAACTGGGCCGGGTTTATAGATCgttattacctttaacccgggggttaattcaattgataatgaattgagttagcccccgggttaaaggtaataccatcagtctataaaactgtgCCCTGAAGTTAACGCGGTAGACTCCGCTTAACTATTTCATCGTTGACGAGAATCATAAGAAATCGAAAGATTCGTCGCGAATGGGAATTTCGTAAAACTTACGTCCATTTCTTCTCGCACCATCATACTCCTAAAATTCAAATCGGGTTCTTCCGCGGAAAATTGGTGAAGATAACATTCCTTTCTTTGCGAGTCGTACGTCCACGCACTACCACCACGCACGCTTAACTAGAATCATACAGAAAACGATGATATCGAGAGCAGAAATAAACTGGAATTTGTCTCGGAAAGatatatgaaatgattttcataccCAGTTGTTCGGTTTATGAGTGCTGTTGTCGCAAGGCGCCCATACGTAGTAATTGCGGTACGGGTTTGTGGGGCTGTTCGACTTTCGACTTTCTTTAAACCACCGATGTTTATCACTGGTGTGGTTTATGACCCAATCCAGAACGAGTTTCATATCTGAAATGATTGTTTATGAGGGCTGCACCATTATTCCAATATATTAGTTTTCGTATATGAATACTACACTTCTGTAGTTTGATTTAATGGATCAATTTGAAACCGCCTTCCTAATTTGTGGCACTTACTGTTCTTGTGTAATGCGGTCACTAGGGATTCGAAATCGGCTAGATTTCCGTACATCGGATCGATATCGGTGAAGTTACTGGTGCGAAAACCGAATCGAGTTAAATTAGTGGCGATGGATTCGTTGCTGTCGGTGAATATCGGATACAATTTCACCGTACCGATTcctaatgatttcaaatagttcACTTTCATTTCGATtcctaaaaataaaacagaaaaaaaacgtGTGCTACGAACGCTTTTAtagaagaaaagaatttcGTTAAACTGTAAAATAAAGCTGACAAAAGTAGAATTAGACCTACTCGATTCTCGACCTATATTTTGGAACCCCCCGAAGCGTTGCTTTTCTATGAGACACTTCAATGTTTAAGCTTAAAGTATTTTGTTCAATTTTGTACATTTCTATCATCTGTTTTCCACAGTCTCTAATTCTTAGAGTTAGAATTATTGATTAAGaactaatattttatcttttcgaGTTTAGGGAGTCGAAATACGTTGACCAGACTTGACCAGAGTTaaattagactggttgccggtctctaatTTCAATAAGTAGTATTCTGACTGTGAATGAATAATGCAGAATTCTATATGTAACCAGTCTAGAAATATAACTTGACAACTTAGTAACCGTGgcttaattcatttttgatgtTCGCACCTTTCAAATCACCGTTACCATCTCCGTCACTGTCGTAGAAGCTGCGggtgaaaatgttataaatcGGTTTTGTCTGCCACCAGGTGGCTGTGGGAGTAGGTTTACATCGAGGGAACACGACAATGAACGC from Tubulanus polymorphus chromosome 11, tnTubPoly1.2, whole genome shotgun sequence encodes:
- the LOC141912965 gene encoding uncharacterized protein LOC141912965, with product MRARVFKITGIMILTLLSVYVFLSWKSKLPDSFYVYKVEKLSQTSSSNMSVMVTLPMLAKPNQTVMADVPVVYHENVAMLLEQLQSTGTICPTTPKRIHQTWKTERIPKTFKKYVASWVRLHPDWEYWLWTDLIADEFVKKRFPAYYLMFFKYSKGIQRADAIRYFILYTFGGVYADLDIEALHPFNSLIAAHTAMIPEDHPAHSIIYFGRKRPSTLNALMISAPKHKYFRKIIEFLPKANKKTGKADVLWKTGPFMTDDILVSYEKAAGNEGNRTVSLCDAVYFASYTRFTPNFDDFNVSPVINSCRKPGPALSPRRKICQLLKRTKYKNKPLGTEAMSNHLFHHTYYNKAEYKIQFSIRDVVKNPYDIRNHIVDMVADEDFAAKLV
- the LOC141912865 gene encoding amino acid transporter heavy chain SLC3A1-like, yielding MANEYKQQDVDPQTPSVKDASDTAEIDIDIVNDNEPVAVDLKPDKPYAGMGKEDLLRFSQTPFWCRFRAVLLVIFFLTWLVLIAASVAFIVVFPRCKPTPTATWWQTKPIYNIFTRSFYDSDGDGNGDLKGIEMKVNYLKSLGIGTVKLYPIFTDSNESIATNLTRFGFRTSNFTDIDPMYGNLADFESLVTALHKNNMKLVLDWVINHTSDKHRWFKESRKSNSPTNPYRNYYVWAPCDNSTHKPNNWLSVRGGSAWTYDSQRKECYLHQFSAEEPDLNFRSMMVREEMDKIARFWLDRGVDGFNLVRLQFLVEDYDLRDSKPSGKTNVTDSYDYLDHEYTFVLPGCKAIINRLLHIMQNYSTDSDSDDKRAVFVDALEPSEDARRLYGDDIYKGADIVFQPRSHVMLLMPVVNATSLAESLNGSMSREPSENWPGEWPATLLYHRSGFDDIARGVPVMKDRVADTLKAMTFLLPATPVVLYGNEIGQLQASSGAYPAVRPMQWDNTTNAGFSGNDTTASAPWISLAPKWDTLNVQIQNVNKISPLSQFRQLSALRGKEASIQAGLMTVGYTTHQILSFVRHADGHPGFLLVCNFGSTADMFKPQQMAKSELIHSENMEVEFVTGGDFPFKKGDTVQSGKQFVMPPESAAIFRWEYEIKNHL